The sequence TACCGTTGTGATGAATGCAAAAACGAATGGTAAGGGTACATATTTATCACGTTTTGAACAGACGAGAAAAATGTTAGACTATGCGTTTAGCAACTATACTGTGCAAAAGTTGTATCCAAAAGGCTATACGACGAAAAAACATAAAACAGTCATCGTAAAAAAAGGGAAAGAAAAAGAAGTTGCGATCGCGACAAAACAACCACTATCGCTTGTTATTAAACGCGGGGAAGAGAAAAAATATAAACCTGTTGTTGTTATTGAAAAAGAAACGTTAACAGCCCCTGTGAAAAAAGGTCAAAAAGTAGGATATATGTACGTGAAATATGAAGGAACAGACTACGGCTATTTAACGAAAGAAGGGGAAAAAGCAGCACAAGTTGACATCGTAACAAAGCGAGCTGTAGAGAAAGCAAATGGCTTTATTTTAGCGCTGCGCGCCATTGGTGAACTGTTTAGCGATATTTGGAGTGGTGCTTCAAATGCAATCAAAGGGTTATTTTAAAGCTCTCTTTTTGGAGGGCTTTAAAATTTTTATTATGATTTTTTGAAAAATTGAGTTAAAATAAAAAATGTAGCTAGTGTTTCTACACTTTTACCTAGTAAAAACGTATGCTAGAATATGGATAGTGTACTGAAGTAATGAATAGTTGTCGTTAAACTGATTTTTCAGTACAATATCACAATAACGATATACATAATGGGAGGAATGAACGGTGGCGGTTACAGGTACAGAACGTGTAAAACGCGGAATGGCGGAAATGCAAAAAGGTGGCGTCATTATGGACGTCGTGAATGCAGAACAAGCGAAAATCGCAGAAGCAGCAGGTGCTGTTGCAGTGATGGCTCTTGAGCGCGTTCCAGCTGATATTCGTGCAGCTGGTGGTGTTGCCCGCATGGCTGATCCGACAGTTATTGAAGAAGTGATGAAAGCAGTATCTATTCCGGTAATGGCGAAGGCGCGTATCGGCCACTATGTGGAAGCGCGTGTATTAGAGGCGCTCGGCGTAGACTATATTGATGAGAGTGAAGTATTAACGCCAGCAGACGAAGAATTTCATATTGATAAACGTCAATTTACTGTGCCGTTTGTATGTGGCTGCCGTGATTTAGGTGAAGCAGCTCGTCGTATCGCTGAAGGAGCATCGATGCTTCGTACAAAAGGTGAACCGGGCACAGGAAATATTGTTGAAGCTGTTCGCCATATGCGTAAAGTAAACGCGCAAGTGCGTAAAGTCGTCAGCATGAGTGAAGATGAATTAATGACGGAAGCGAAAAATTTAGGTGCACCGTTTGAAGTGTTGTTAGAAATTAAACGTCTTGGTCGTCTTCCTGTCGTTAACTTTGCAGCAGGTGGTGTTGCGACACCAGCGGATGCAGCATTAATGATGCATTTAGGTGCTGATGGTGTATTTGTTGGTTCTGGTATTTTCAAATCAGAAAACCCTGAAAAATATGCACGTGCTATCGTAGAGGCGACAACTCATTATGAAGATTACGAATTAATTGCCCACTTATCAAAAGGATTAGGTGGAGCGATGAAAGGGATTGATATTTCTTCGTTGCTTCCTGAACAACGGATGCAAGAACGCGGATGGTAATGTAAAGGAGCAATGAATATGGTGAAAATAGGAGTATTAGGATTGCAAGGGGCCGTACGTGAACATGTACGGTCGATTGAAGCGTGTGGTGCAGAAGCGGTAGTGATTAAAAAGGTCGAGCAATTGACACAGATTGATGGCCTTATCATTCCAGGTGGGGAAAGTACGACGATGCGTCGTTTGATGGATAAATACGGCTTTATTGAACCGCTGAAGCAATTCGCAGGCGAAGGGAAGCCGATGTTTGGAACGTGTGCAGGCTTAATCATTTTAGCGAAAAAAATTGTTGGTTACGATGAGCCGCATCTCGGTTTAATGGATATTACGGTTGAACGCAACTCGTTCGGTCGCCAGCGTGAAAGCTTTGAAGCATCTTTATCTATTAAAGGAGTCGCGGATGACTTTATTGGTGTATTTATTCGAGCTCCGCACATTGTATCTGTAGGAGCCGATGTTGATGTGCTTGCGACATATGAGGATCGCATTGTCGCGGCAAGACAAGGACAATTTTTAGGATGTTCGTTTCATCCAGAATTAACAGACGACCATCGTATGACGCAATACTTTATCAACATGGTGAAAGAGACAAAAGAAGTATGAGTAAAATGTTTGTGGGAGAAAAAAAGACAGGTTCCTGATTTGGTATAATAAGGAACCTGTCAGATATGTAAGCAAAATAGATGAAAAACGGGCTCTCCTCCTGGTAAGGTAGTAAGTGCGAAAAAAAATACAACCAAAGAAAGGAGTGGAGCCCATGCAGGATTATATCACAAACGGCTTGACATTAAAAGAGATCGAACAGTCTTTATTTAGACATATGCAAAAACAATATGGTCATCTCCTTCAACAGGTGTTGGAGGAGATCGACCGCACATTGGCAGAACAGCGGGACAAGAAACGATATGCGCTCAAAGATAAGCGGACGATCCGACTCCAAACGCTATTTGGAGAGGTGGAAGTGAAGCGAAACTACTACTTTGACCGTGAAAAAAAGGTGTATACGTCTTTACTCGATGTCTTTCTCCAGTTCGATGGGGCGCATGGAGTGAGTCCGCTATTAGAGGAGACAGCGATTCATCTCGCCGTGACGGGTTCTTCGTATCGACAGGCTGCGCAGTCGCTTGAAAAGCTGGTGGGGTATGCATGTATGAGTCACGAAACGATTCGCCAGTCCATCATCGAGGCAGAGGTGGAAGGGCACCGTGCGATGGAGAAAAAAGGGCGCGTGTTTTTTATCGAAGCAGACGGGTTGTACGTGAAACGTCAACGAAGCCGCATCAAAGGAAAAGAAGAAAAGATCATCACGATTCACCAAGGATGGGAGAAAAACGGGAAACGCGTATCCTTAGTGAATCGACGGTATATGGTTCATCAAACGAATGAACCGATTTGGGAAGCTGTAGAGAATTTTCTGATGAAGGAATACAGCTATGATCCGTTTGAGGATTGGGTGGTCATCAATGGAGATGGAGCCCCATGGATTACAGCGTGTCGAGAATATTTCGGGGACAGGGGGTACTTTCAGCTTGATCGGTTCCATGTGGCAAGAGAGATTCGTCAATTGTTCCGAGGTCATGCGAGATATCGGGTGATTCGAAAGAAGTTAGCATCATGGGATGAAGAAGGTGTGTTACGAGAACTCACAAGTGCCATCGGTACGTTAGAACATGAGGAGAAGGAAAAGCAACTCGAGGCGCTTGTTCGTCGAATCGAGGAGATACCAGGATGTTTACGTGACTATCGCGTATGGTTGAAGGAAAAAGGGATTGACACGACAAACATGAGGGCGATGGGGAGTGCGGAAGGAACGATGCATGTGTTTGCGAAACGAAGTAAAAACGGTCGAAGTTGGAGGGATGCAGGGATTGAAGCGATGTTGCGAGCGATCGTCGCGATAAAAGATACGTTACTCATTCGGACACGCGATGGAGTGATGTATGGCGTGGAAGAACGAGAAGAAACGAAACGAGAAACGATCGTGAAAAAGGCACTGAAGCGCGTGCAAACGCAAATGACAGAAGTGGTACGAGATAACATCCCATACCTTCGCCAATCTTCAGGGACACCGATTTACGAGGCATTGCAAGCATTGAAAGGTTTTTAAAACGAGAGAAAACGCACATACCTACAGGATGAGAGTAAGTAAAAGCGCTTACATATAACGATTTTATAAAACCATATATAACCAAAAAAATCGGTCGAGAAAAAAATCTCCCACAAAGTCTTGACTCAAACACAAAAGAATAAACGGGTTGCATTTTGTTTAAACTTATAGTACATTATTTCCAAGAAAATGATATGAAGAAAAAGCGATGACAGGAACTAGTAGCAAGCCCTCTTCCTTTCAGAGAGCCGATGGTTGGTGTGAATCGGCAGGAATGACTTGTGAATCCATCCTGGAGCGAAATGCTGAACACGTCCAGTTAGTAAGCATTTCCGGTGAGAACCGTTATATTTCTCGAGTGGAAGACATATGTCTTCAACTAGGGTGGCAACGCGGGAATACTCTCGTCCCTTTCTTCTGGGACGGGAGTTTTTTATTTACTAAACAAATGTAAAGGAGGAATTGCGATGTTAGACTTACGATTTTTACGTGCCAATTTTGAAGAAGTAAAACAAAAACTTCAACATCGTGGTGAAGACTTAACTGATTTTGAACGATTCGAGCAGCTCGATCGCCGTCGTCGTGAGTTGATTGCACAAGCGGAGGAATTAAAAAATAAGCGCAATGATGTGTCACAACAAATTGCTTTATTAAAACGCGAGAAAAAAGACGCGGATCATCTCATTGCTGAAATGCGCCAGGTTGGTGATCGAATTAAAGTACTTGATGATGAATTGCGCGAAGTAGAACAACAGCTTGAAACATTGCTTTTATCCATTCCAAACATTCCACATGAATCTGTTCCGATTGGTGAATCAGAAGACGACAATGTGGAAATTCGCAAATGGGGTGAACCACGTTCATTTTCTTTTGAACCGAAACCACATTGGGAAATTGCTGATCAACTTGGTATTTTAGATTTTGAACGAGCAGCAAAGGTGACAGGAAGCCGATTTGTGTTTTATAAAGGTCTTGGAGCGCGCTTAGAACGTGCGTTAATTAACTTTATGTTAGATTTACATGTTGAACAACATGGATATGAAGAAGTTCTCCCGCCATACATCGTTAATCGGACAAGCATGACGGGAACGGGGCAACTTCCAAAGTTTGAAGAAGATGCGTTTCGTATTGAAAGTGAAGACTACTTTTTAATTCCAACAGCAGAAGTTCCTGTGACAAACTTACATCGCGATGAAATTTTATCAGCAGATGATTTGCCGATTAAATATGTTGCATATAGTGCATGTTTCCGTTCGGAAGCGGGATCAGCAGGAAGAGATACACGCGGATTAATTCGTCAACATCAGTTCAATAAGGTAGAGCTTGTGAAATTTGTAAAACCAGAAGATTCTTATGAAGAACTTGAAAAGTTAACGAATGATGCAGAGCGTGTTTTACAACTATTAGGTCTGCCATATCGTGTAATGAGCATGTGTACAGCTGATTTAGGTTTTACTGCAGCAAAAAAATATGACATTGAAGTATGGTTACCAAGCTACGGCACATACCGTGAAATTTCTTCTTGCAGCAATTTTGAAGCGTTTCAAGCTCGCCGCGCAAATATTCGTTTCCGTCGTGATCCAAAGGCGAAGCCAGAACATGTGCATACGCTAAACGGATCTGGTTTAGCCATCGGACGAACTGTTGCAGCGATTTTAGAAAATTACCAACAGGAAGATGGAACGGTAGTTATTCCAGAAGTACTTCGACCATACATGGGAGGAAAAGAAGTTATTTCATAGGGGGAGAAAGTTTGCCCCCCTTTTCTTTATAAAAAGTGTTGACATGTCGTGATGGTTATGATAATTTAATACATGTCGATACGGAGGAGTACCCAAGTCTGGCTGAAGGGGTCGGTCTTGAAAACCGAGAGGCGTCGAAAGGCGCGCGGGGGTTCGAATCCCTCCTCCTCCGCCATTATTCGAATATCCATAAACCACAGCGCATAAAATGGAGATTGTTTATCGGATAATTCGTTACATATCGTAACGAATTTTTGTTTTATGTGAAAAAATGAAAGGATGTCCCAAAAACAACTGGGAACATCCTTATTTTTTTAACTTGCGATACTGTTCAATCATGTATCCAATTTTTGCAACGATCGGCTCGATCGATTCGGCATCGCGAATAATGTCATATTCATTAATGTTAATACGCAAAACAGGACAAGCGTTAAAGCTATTGATCCATCTCTCATATCTTTCATACATTTCTTTCCAATATTCGGTTGGTGTCTGCTGTTCCATTGGACGACCGCGCTCACGAATGCGTTTAATAATTTCCTCAAAACTTCCTTCTAAGTAAATAAGCAGATCAGGATGAGGGAAATACGGAGTCATGACCATTGCTTCAAATAAACTCGTATACGTCTCGTAGTCAACTTTCGACATCGTTCCTTTTTCGAAATGCATCTTTGCAAAAATACCTGTATCTTCGTAAATGGAGCGATCTTGGACAAATCCTCCTCCGTATTCAAAAATACGCTTTTGTTCTTTGAATCGTTCAGCGAGAAAGTAAATTTGAAGGTGAAAGCTCCAACGTTTAAAATCAGCGTAAAATTTATCTAAATAAGGATTTGTATCTACTTTTTCAAAAGAAGTGCGAAATTGAAGCGCATCAGCTAACGCTTTTGTCATCGTTGATTTTCCGACACCGACCGTTCCAGCAATGGTAATGACAGCATCGCTTGGGATATGATATTTTTCTCGTAAGTTCATTGTTCTAAGCTCCTTTTGAGAACAGATTGCAGTTCATTTAAAATATAAAATCGATCTTTGTCATTATGAACGAAGTCGAGTTCATCTCCATTAAATCGCAATACAGAAATGTGGGGGTGGTCTTGTTCAAATTGTTCTATTGCTTGTTCATAAGCATGAGATAGTTGTTGTAAATAGTTCGGATCAATGTTTTTTTCAAATTCGCGACCCCGCATAGCAATACGCTCTAACAACGTGTGTAATGAAGCATGCAAATAAATAACAACGTTTGGTTTTGGCATATCGCTTGTTAAAATGTCATAAATTCGTACATACTTTTCGTACTGTTTTCCTTTTAACGTTTGCTTAGCAAAGATTAAGTTTTTGAAAATATGGTAGTCAGCTACAACCGGTTTCCCATTGTTTAAAAACTTTTTTTCGACATCTTCTAGCTGTTTATAGCGATTACATAGAAAAAACATCTCTGTTTGGAAACTCCATTCTTCGATGTTTTCATAAAATTTACCTAAAAAAGGATTTTCATCAACAATTTCTTTTAATAGCTCATATTGAAAATGGGTTGAGATGACCTTAGCTAATGATGTTTTTCCAACACCAATTGGGCCTTCCACAGTAATAAAGGGCACGCGGGACATTGTGTAACCTCCTTCGGGTGAAACCGTCTGTGTAGACAGACAAAATTTATTTTAACATAAAATGATTAGTATGTATCAGGCGTGTTGATTAACCAATAATATCCATAAAAAACATAGAAAAAAGAGCACCTTTCCTGTAGAATGTAAGTAACAACACAAACAAACCTAGGAGGTGCTCTCTATGCACAAGCATACCACACTCCCAAATTTGATGCAAAAAATTGTTTCTGATGAAGATCTCCAGTCGATTACCGAAGCCGTTGGCTACCATGACACTTCGCGGACGTTTACGGTGCGCACGTTGGTTGATTTTTTTCTGCTGGCGGCACTTCACGAATGGAAAAGTTTCCGTCATGGTGCCGATGTGGCGAAAATGTACGGATTGCCGACGTTTCATTACTCGACGGTTTCTAAGAAAGCGAAAGAAGTTCCGTACGAGGTGATGAAGCGCTTATTTGCTTTGGTTGTTTCTAAGTGCAATCGCCAAACCCGCCGTTCGCTTCGCTTTCCAAAAGCATTGCGTATAGTAGACTCCACGACCGTCACCGTGGGGAAAAACCGCCTGACATGGGCACCCTATCATGGGGAACGATCCGGAGTGAAAATGCACGTCGCGTATTCCCCTGAGCAACAAATGCCGAGCGACATCGTAGAAACCGTAGGGTTGCGCCACGATGGACCGGTGGGAGAGCGGCTCACAGACGTACAAACGGTTCTTGTCGAAGATCGAGCGTACTTTAAAATTGAACGCCTCGATCGGTTTGTCGAACAGAAGCAACCGTTTGTGATTCGGATGAAAGACAATGTCGAGATCCATCAAAAAAAGAGCCTAAAGCGCCTTTCTTCCTCCTCTTCTTCTATTGTGGCGGATTTTACTTGCCAGTTAGGAACGAAACAATGTCGTTCCAAAAAGCGCCATCGCGTCGTGATCTTTCAGGATGCGAACGGGCATGAAATCCGTGTGGTCACGAACGTCTTAGAGGCATCGGCGGAAAAGATTGCCGAGATGTATCAAGAACGTTGGACAGTGGAAGTGTTTTTCCGATGGATCAAGCAATATCTAAACGTTCCGACCTTATTTGGCACCAACGAGCATGCGGTATACAACCAACTTTTTGCGGCATTTATCGCTTATGTGTTACTGAGATGGCTATATCATCGAACGGAAAAACGGACAACCTCGTCCCTTACCTTTCTTTCGTTTGTCCGTCGTTTTTTCTCTGGGCAACTTCCTCTCGAATGGAAATCCGAGATGGCAGCTGTCTTATTTGAGTATGCCCGAATATATGGGAGGAGTATGCCTAATTTTGGATAATCAACAGCCGTGAGTATGTATGTTGCTTTTTTGTTTTGATATACTTTATCACTACCGTCGCATAAATGATGTCTGAATTTTCAGTTTTATTTTTTCTGGACTTTAGAGAAAAAACGAAAACACCTAAGCGAGGGTAGTATACATCCATTTTTTTACTATAACCTATGACTTGTGCAACAACGACTGGCAAACCTTTATGGGACGCTGTTTCCTTCGATTTTTCGTAACCAAATGTGAGCGGATTTCCACAAAGAAGCCTTCAAATAGCGACTAATTTGTAAGTAACTGCGTTCGCTATTCGTGTTCAACTGAGCTAAAACATTCAGACAGTACACTATCATGGCTACGTACACTTGATTATGTACAGCTTGTTCACTGTGACCAAAAAACTTTTTAATGTTCAGATGTTGTTTCATCCATTTGAAAAAAAGTTCGATTGCCCAACGTGATTGGTAGATTTCTGCAATTTCATCTGCGTCAATGTCAAACCGATTTGTCAGTAAATGAAGCTCATTTCCTTTTGTATCTTGCAATTTGAGTAAGCGAAACACGTTTTCAGAACGATTTTGTGGTGTTCCAATGACAACCATTTCATCAGAGAATACGGGTGAATCTTCTGGTAACGAAAAGGATTCTAACACTCGGACAACAGCGTTTTTACGCAAACGGGTCACAAAGAAATAGCCATCTTCCGTCATTTGATCAAAGCGCCTATAATCCAAGTAACCACGATCAAACACGTACATGCATTCTTTGTCATCCACGAATACTTCTAGTTGACCACGATCATGTTCGTTGGCATTCGTGAGTACGGCTTTATCTGGATAGGAGAGTCCTTTTTCCATAAAAACAAGTCGTAAGTGAAGCTTTACTCCTGATTTTGTCTTTCGAAACTCTGCCCACTTATGATTGGTCAAATTAAGCGGTAATGTACTCGAATCAATGATTTTCAAAGGCGTTGTCACTTTTCTTCTTGTTTGGAAATTGGTTTTCCGATGAATTTGTGCCACTAAATCGAGAAAAATCGTTTGAAAGAACTCAGTTGGGATGGTATTGATTCGTCTCCCTAACTGTGAAAAACTAATCGATTCCAATCCCGTTGCTCGTTGTAATTCTTCTAAAAAGACAGCGTCACTCAACGCCCGTAAACTCTCGGTTTCATGGAGTTGGGCATACAAAAGCAGTTTCATAAATGAAGCCATATAAAGTTTCTTGGTATAGTGATTTAATTGATGTGTTTTCACTAGGTCGTCAAATAATGGACGATTAATCGGTGAAAACCATTGTTCAAATGATGTTTTTCGTGTAAACTTATCCATGGTTTTGTCCTTTGTATTGGATTTGGATGGTTTACTACCACCCAACCATTATAAAGGATTTTTTTGTGTTTGGATTATATTTCAGAAAATTCGGTTTATTTAAAGGTGTTAAATTATTTTAATGCGACACTAGTGATACTTTATAGATGATAAAAAGGTACGGGAGTTTCAAAAGATGAGAAATGATGAGTATTACATGCATTTAGCGATCGAGGAAGCAAAGAAAGCAGAAAAAATAGGAGAAGTGCCTATCGGTGCTGTTATTGTATATAACGACCAAGTGATTGCGCGAGCCCATAATTTGCGCGAACGGGATCAACGCTCGATTGCTCATGCGGAGCTTTTGGCCATTGATGAAGCATGTCGAAAACTAGGCACGTGGCGACTAGAACAAGCAACGTTGTATGTGACGTTAGAACCTTGTGCCATGTGCGCTGGGGCAATTGTTCTGTCTCGGATCAAACGCGTTGTATTTGGGGCAAGCGATCCGAAAGGGGGATGTGCAGGGACATTAATGAATTTATTACAAGAATCGAGATTTAATCACCAATCGGAGGTTGTTAGCGGGGTATTAGCTGAACAATGTGGCGACCTATTGAGTCAGTTTTTTCGACGTTTGCGTCAGCAAAAAAAAGAGAAAAAATAGATGTAATTCCAATTAAATTCCATTGTGTAGTCGTTGCAATTTGGATGAAAAAGAGATATACTTATACTTGCGTTAGAGATAACGCATTGCCGTGCTAAGCGGGGAGGTAGCGGTGCCCTGTACTCGCAATCCGCTCTAGCGAGGCTGAATTCCTTCTTTAGGCTAGTTTGCTGTAGAGTCTGCCTAGAGTAAGTGGTGTTGACGTTTGGGTCCTGCGCAATGGGAATCCGTGAACCCTGTCAGGTCCGGAAGGAAGCAGCAGTAAGCGGACAATCCCATGTGCCGCAGGGGTGCCTGAACCGAGCTAACTACTCTAGTAACGTTTATGGCAGCTAGTCGACAGAAGGTGCACGGCAATTTACATAAATGGGATCGAAAGCACTTGCCTAGGAGGCAAGTGCTTTTTTCATACGTTTTTTAATGATATAATAAATGGGATACGAGGACAAAGAGGAGGGCAGTTTCGTGAGTTATAGAGCTTTATATCGTGTTTTTCGGCCACAAAGCTTCAAAGATGTTGTCGGTCAAGAACACGTCACAAAAACGTTGCAAAATGCCCTGCTTCAACAAAAGATTTCACATGCATATTTATTTTCTGGTCCACGTGGGACAGGAAAAACAAGTATAGCTAAAATTTTCGCTAAAGCGGTAAACTGCGAGCATCGTCCAACAGCAGAGCCATGCAACGAATGTCCGACTTGTTTAGGCATTATGAACGGTTCGATTTCAGATGTGTTAGAGATTGACGCAGCATCAAATAACGGAGTAGATGAAATTCGTGATATTCGCGATAAGGTGAAATTTGCTCCAACCTCAGCACCTTATAAAGTGTATATTATCGATGAAGTGCATATGTTGTCCATCGGGGCGTTTAATGCATTATTAAAGACATTGGAGGAACCACCGAAACATGTCATTTTTATTTTAGCGACAAC comes from Anoxybacillus flavithermus and encodes:
- the pdxS gene encoding pyridoxal 5'-phosphate synthase lyase subunit PdxS; its protein translation is MAVTGTERVKRGMAEMQKGGVIMDVVNAEQAKIAEAAGAVAVMALERVPADIRAAGGVARMADPTVIEEVMKAVSIPVMAKARIGHYVEARVLEALGVDYIDESEVLTPADEEFHIDKRQFTVPFVCGCRDLGEAARRIAEGASMLRTKGEPGTGNIVEAVRHMRKVNAQVRKVVSMSEDELMTEAKNLGAPFEVLLEIKRLGRLPVVNFAAGGVATPADAALMMHLGADGVFVGSGIFKSENPEKYARAIVEATTHYEDYELIAHLSKGLGGAMKGIDISSLLPEQRMQERGW
- the pdxT gene encoding pyridoxal 5'-phosphate synthase glutaminase subunit PdxT, with the translated sequence MVKIGVLGLQGAVREHVRSIEACGAEAVVIKKVEQLTQIDGLIIPGGESTTMRRLMDKYGFIEPLKQFAGEGKPMFGTCAGLIILAKKIVGYDEPHLGLMDITVERNSFGRQRESFEASLSIKGVADDFIGVFIRAPHIVSVGADVDVLATYEDRIVAARQGQFLGCSFHPELTDDHRMTQYFINMVKETKEV
- a CDS encoding ISLre2 family transposase, producing MQDYITNGLTLKEIEQSLFRHMQKQYGHLLQQVLEEIDRTLAEQRDKKRYALKDKRTIRLQTLFGEVEVKRNYYFDREKKVYTSLLDVFLQFDGAHGVSPLLEETAIHLAVTGSSYRQAAQSLEKLVGYACMSHETIRQSIIEAEVEGHRAMEKKGRVFFIEADGLYVKRQRSRIKGKEEKIITIHQGWEKNGKRVSLVNRRYMVHQTNEPIWEAVENFLMKEYSYDPFEDWVVINGDGAPWITACREYFGDRGYFQLDRFHVAREIRQLFRGHARYRVIRKKLASWDEEGVLRELTSAIGTLEHEEKEKQLEALVRRIEEIPGCLRDYRVWLKEKGIDTTNMRAMGSAEGTMHVFAKRSKNGRSWRDAGIEAMLRAIVAIKDTLLIRTRDGVMYGVEEREETKRETIVKKALKRVQTQMTEVVRDNIPYLRQSSGTPIYEALQALKGF
- the serS gene encoding serine--tRNA ligase codes for the protein MLDLRFLRANFEEVKQKLQHRGEDLTDFERFEQLDRRRRELIAQAEELKNKRNDVSQQIALLKREKKDADHLIAEMRQVGDRIKVLDDELREVEQQLETLLLSIPNIPHESVPIGESEDDNVEIRKWGEPRSFSFEPKPHWEIADQLGILDFERAAKVTGSRFVFYKGLGARLERALINFMLDLHVEQHGYEEVLPPYIVNRTSMTGTGQLPKFEEDAFRIESEDYFLIPTAEVPVTNLHRDEILSADDLPIKYVAYSACFRSEAGSAGRDTRGLIRQHQFNKVELVKFVKPEDSYEELEKLTNDAERVLQLLGLPYRVMSMCTADLGFTAAKKYDIEVWLPSYGTYREISSCSNFEAFQARRANIRFRRDPKAKPEHVHTLNGSGLAIGRTVAAILENYQQEDGTVVIPEVLRPYMGGKEVIS
- a CDS encoding deoxynucleoside kinase, with the protein product MNLREKYHIPSDAVITIAGTVGVGKSTMTKALADALQFRTSFEKVDTNPYLDKFYADFKRWSFHLQIYFLAERFKEQKRIFEYGGGFVQDRSIYEDTGIFAKMHFEKGTMSKVDYETYTSLFEAMVMTPYFPHPDLLIYLEGSFEEIIKRIRERGRPMEQQTPTEYWKEMYERYERWINSFNACPVLRININEYDIIRDAESIEPIVAKIGYMIEQYRKLKK
- a CDS encoding deoxynucleoside kinase → MSRVPFITVEGPIGVGKTSLAKVISTHFQYELLKEIVDENPFLGKFYENIEEWSFQTEMFFLCNRYKQLEDVEKKFLNNGKPVVADYHIFKNLIFAKQTLKGKQYEKYVRIYDILTSDMPKPNVVIYLHASLHTLLERIAMRGREFEKNIDPNYLQQLSHAYEQAIEQFEQDHPHISVLRFNGDELDFVHNDKDRFYILNELQSVLKRSLEQ
- a CDS encoding IS4 family transposase gives rise to the protein MHKHTTLPNLMQKIVSDEDLQSITEAVGYHDTSRTFTVRTLVDFFLLAALHEWKSFRHGADVAKMYGLPTFHYSTVSKKAKEVPYEVMKRLFALVVSKCNRQTRRSLRFPKALRIVDSTTVTVGKNRLTWAPYHGERSGVKMHVAYSPEQQMPSDIVETVGLRHDGPVGERLTDVQTVLVEDRAYFKIERLDRFVEQKQPFVIRMKDNVEIHQKKSLKRLSSSSSSIVADFTCQLGTKQCRSKKRHRVVIFQDANGHEIRVVTNVLEASAEKIAEMYQERWTVEVFFRWIKQYLNVPTLFGTNEHAVYNQLFAAFIAYVLLRWLYHRTEKRTTSSLTFLSFVRRFFSGQLPLEWKSEMAAVLFEYARIYGRSMPNFG
- a CDS encoding IS4 family transposase, which codes for MDKFTRKTSFEQWFSPINRPLFDDLVKTHQLNHYTKKLYMASFMKLLLYAQLHETESLRALSDAVFLEELQRATGLESISFSQLGRRINTIPTEFFQTIFLDLVAQIHRKTNFQTRRKVTTPLKIIDSSTLPLNLTNHKWAEFRKTKSGVKLHLRLVFMEKGLSYPDKAVLTNANEHDRGQLEVFVDDKECMYVFDRGYLDYRRFDQMTEDGYFFVTRLRKNAVVRVLESFSLPEDSPVFSDEMVVIGTPQNRSENVFRLLKLQDTKGNELHLLTNRFDIDADEIAEIYQSRWAIELFFKWMKQHLNIKKFFGHSEQAVHNQVYVAMIVYCLNVLAQLNTNSERSYLQISRYLKASLWKSAHIWLRKIEGNSVP
- the tadA gene encoding tRNA adenosine(34) deaminase TadA; its protein translation is MRNDEYYMHLAIEEAKKAEKIGEVPIGAVIVYNDQVIARAHNLRERDQRSIAHAELLAIDEACRKLGTWRLEQATLYVTLEPCAMCAGAIVLSRIKRVVFGASDPKGGCAGTLMNLLQESRFNHQSEVVSGVLAEQCGDLLSQFFRRLRQQKKEKK